From Eubalaena glacialis isolate mEubGla1 chromosome 5, mEubGla1.1.hap2.+ XY, whole genome shotgun sequence, one genomic window encodes:
- the LOC133091958 gene encoding ATP synthase F(0) complex subunit C1, mitochondrial-like, which translates to MQTTGALLIPPALTRSGTRGLIRPVCASFLRRPEVPSEQPSYSSVPLPMARREFQIGVVSRDTDTAAKFIGAGAVTVGVASSGAGIGTVFGSLIIGYARNPSLKQQLFSYAILGFALSESMGLFCLMVTFLILFAM; encoded by the coding sequence ATGCAGACCACCGGGGCACTACTCATTCCTCCTGCTCTGACCCGCTCTGGTACCAGGGGTCTGATCAGGCCTGTGTGTGCCTCCTTCCTGAGGAGGCCAGAGGTCCCATCTGAACAGCCTTCCTACAGCAGTGTCCCACTCCCCATGGCCAGGCGGGAGTTCCAGATCGGTGTTGTCTCCCGGGACACTGACACGGCGGCCAAGTTTATCGGCGCTGGAGCCGTCACAGTCGGTGTGGCTAGTTCAGGGGCCGGCATTGGCACAGTGTTTGGCAGCTTGATCATTGGCTACGCCAGGAACCCATCTCTGAAGCAGCAGCTCTTCTCCTATGCCATTCTGGGTTTTGCCCTGTCTGAGTCTATGGGGCTCTTCTGTTTGATGGTCACCTTCCTCATCCTCTTTGCCATGTGA